From the unidentified bacterial endosymbiont genome, one window contains:
- a CDS encoding fimbrial biogenesis chaperone, with the protein MRGGHLLTCLFLLIAGMHTASASIIPGGTRVIFPEANREVSLSIRNADKATDYLVQSWLDNENDGNTARVPFVITPPLFRLDREKESILRIAITGASLPADRESLYWLSIKGIAATPKNQEQNHLQVVVRHRLKLIYRPRALNSQGAAEAYKSLQFRRQGQTLIINNPTPYYVSFFSLKVGGVSVDNPGMVPPFGEHRVSASGSGVIEWQSVNDFGAGSPVARQ; encoded by the coding sequence ATGCGCGGTGGTCATCTCTTAACCTGCCTGTTTTTACTTATTGCCGGCATGCATACTGCGTCGGCCAGCATTATCCCCGGAGGGACACGGGTTATTTTCCCTGAGGCGAACAGGGAGGTGTCGTTATCCATTCGAAACGCGGATAAGGCAACCGACTATCTTGTCCAGTCATGGCTGGATAATGAGAATGACGGTAATACGGCCAGAGTCCCTTTTGTTATCACCCCTCCCCTGTTCAGACTGGATCGTGAAAAGGAAAGCATTCTGCGGATCGCCATTACCGGCGCGTCTTTACCTGCCGACCGGGAATCCCTTTACTGGCTCAGTATTAAAGGGATTGCCGCCACGCCAAAAAATCAGGAGCAGAATCATCTCCAGGTCGTCGTCCGCCACCGCCTTAAACTGATCTACCGGCCACGGGCATTAAACAGTCAGGGGGCGGCTGAAGCCTACAAGTCACTGCAGTTCCGGCGTCAGGGCCAGACCCTTATTATCAACAACCCCACGCCTTACTACGTCTCCTTTTTCAGTCTTAAAGTCGGGGGCGTCAGCGTTGATAATCCAGGCATGGTTCCCCCGTTCGGGGAACACCGGGTCAGCGCATCCGGCAGTGGCGTTATCGAATGGCAATCCGTTAACGACTTCGGCGCGGGCAGTCCGGTAGCCCGCCAGTAG
- a CDS encoding fimbrial protein, giving the protein MFLKKSLLTVALFSSFAFTAANAADGTITINGEIIAAGCEVTTTDQTQTISLGTVAESSFGAVGSTASSASFRISMENCPSALTNARVVFDGNRDSSDSSLLQVDGGAAGVAIAVFDARNDSRVPLGVASNPATVTGQNATLDFNARYQKTAATITPGQANGVLRFTVQYQ; this is encoded by the coding sequence ATGTTTTTAAAAAAATCACTTTTAACCGTCGCCCTGTTTTCCTCCTTTGCGTTCACAGCCGCTAATGCCGCTGACGGAACCATTACCATTAACGGGGAAATCATTGCCGCCGGATGTGAAGTCACCACAACCGACCAGACGCAGACCATTTCTCTGGGAACCGTTGCTGAAAGTTCATTTGGGGCGGTGGGCTCCACGGCCAGCTCTGCTTCATTCCGCATCAGTATGGAAAATTGCCCGTCAGCATTAACCAATGCCCGCGTTGTGTTTGACGGTAACCGTGATTCCAGCGACTCTTCTCTTCTGCAGGTCGATGGTGGCGCAGCCGGCGTGGCCATTGCCGTCTTCGACGCCCGTAATGATTCCCGGGTTCCGCTGGGCGTGGCGTCAAATCCGGCCACGGTGACAGGGCAAAACGCCACGCTTGACTTTAATGCCCGTTACCAAAAGACCGCCGCGACTATTACCCCGGGTCAGGCAAATGGTGTGCTACGATTTACCGTGCAGTATCAGTAA